A single region of the Halopiger xanaduensis SH-6 genome encodes:
- a CDS encoding outer membrane protein assembly factor BamB family protein: MADAESDAVPERSSEFASVSLGEIEPARSRHMWTRSAVHATAELLVAGRWDGIVTAYERDALEGDSSGAGSELEHEPEPRWTVDHPDHAVGIASLEAGGAESDGGTAETIVVAGRGDSGAIAGYDAETGEQRWRYDTAADVGEPVEDSVFYLPYVVALEADAETGQLYAAARRYERDGETRQWHSTVYAFESDGTVRWRYETDASPIAMDLAADGERLAVGYNRCMGDHDTGLVVLETESGTLEWTWDPGTEGDRRVGDVSFDGETVAVASHGDKRGYLLGPGGAERWRVDLAVPTDIDGETLYAYPNHVHANDGRVAFVTGNTYAEESRETENCHPNEHRIAAFDREATPLWDDAVRGFVHGLAAEGDRLVAPCAQNFRVRDPETHAVRRYDLESGAATVERLPGIATAAATDDETLAAIEEPVEYHDEDETRGEYALRVTALE, from the coding sequence ATGGCCGACGCTGAATCCGACGCCGTCCCCGAGCGCTCGAGCGAATTCGCCAGCGTCTCGCTCGGCGAGATCGAACCTGCCCGCAGTCGCCACATGTGGACCCGGTCTGCGGTCCACGCGACCGCCGAGTTGCTCGTCGCCGGACGGTGGGACGGCATCGTGACCGCCTACGAGCGCGACGCGCTCGAGGGCGATTCGTCCGGCGCCGGTTCCGAACTCGAGCACGAGCCGGAACCCCGATGGACCGTCGACCACCCGGACCATGCGGTCGGGATCGCGTCGCTCGAGGCTGGCGGGGCCGAGTCCGACGGCGGAACCGCCGAGACGATCGTCGTCGCCGGCCGCGGCGACAGCGGGGCGATCGCCGGCTACGACGCCGAGACCGGCGAGCAGCGCTGGCGATACGATACCGCCGCGGACGTCGGCGAGCCGGTCGAGGACAGCGTCTTCTACTTGCCCTACGTCGTCGCGCTCGAGGCCGACGCGGAAACGGGGCAGTTGTACGCCGCCGCCCGACGCTACGAGCGCGACGGCGAGACCCGTCAGTGGCACAGTACGGTCTACGCATTCGAATCCGACGGCACAGTCCGCTGGCGGTACGAGACCGACGCCTCTCCGATCGCGATGGACCTGGCCGCCGACGGCGAGCGGCTGGCCGTCGGCTACAACCGCTGCATGGGCGACCACGACACCGGACTCGTGGTGCTCGAGACCGAATCCGGCACCCTCGAGTGGACCTGGGATCCGGGTACCGAGGGCGACCGCCGGGTCGGCGACGTCTCGTTCGACGGCGAGACGGTCGCCGTCGCGAGCCACGGGGACAAGCGCGGCTACCTGCTGGGACCCGGCGGCGCCGAGCGCTGGCGGGTCGACCTCGCCGTGCCGACCGACATCGACGGAGAGACGCTGTACGCCTATCCGAACCACGTCCACGCCAACGACGGTCGGGTAGCGTTCGTGACCGGCAACACCTACGCCGAAGAGAGCCGCGAAACCGAAAATTGCCATCCGAACGAGCATCGGATCGCCGCGTTCGACCGGGAGGCGACGCCGCTGTGGGACGACGCGGTCCGCGGCTTCGTCCACGGACTCGCCGCCGAGGGCGACCGGCTCGTCGCCCCCTGTGCGCAGAACTTCCGCGTTCGCGATCCCGAGACCCACGCCGTCCGGCGGTACGACCTCGAGTCGGGAGCGGCGACCGTCGAGCGCCTTCCAGGTATCGCGACCGCCGCGGCGACCGATGACGAAACCCTCGCCGCGATCGAGGAACCCGTCGAATACCACGACGAGGACGAGACTCGCGGCGAGTACGCCCTCCGCGTGACTGCCCTCGAGTAG
- a CDS encoding DUF3209 family protein, with translation MSCHEIEALRLGLMNVLGVGDQSAREHAEKELEGHLEGPIEGLANAESLAEVERHLDAALVDLEEEVATMDSDDPEYDYTRGRLLAVRDAERAVQRLRAQGESIVDGLGDAHDTLHETFPVEDDE, from the coding sequence ATGAGCTGCCACGAAATCGAAGCGCTACGACTCGGACTGATGAACGTCCTCGGCGTCGGGGACCAGAGCGCCCGCGAGCACGCCGAGAAGGAACTCGAGGGCCACCTCGAGGGGCCGATCGAGGGGCTGGCGAACGCTGAGAGCCTCGCAGAGGTTGAACGCCACCTCGACGCCGCCCTCGTCGACCTCGAGGAGGAGGTCGCTACGATGGACAGCGACGACCCCGAGTATGACTACACTCGGGGGAGACTGCTCGCGGTTCGCGACGCCGAGCGCGCGGTCCAGCGGCTGCGCGCGCAGGGAGAGAGCATCGTCGACGGGCTCGGCGACGCCCACGATACCCTCCACGAGACCTTCCCGGTCGAAGACGACGAGTGA
- a CDS encoding CbiX/SirB N-terminal domain-containing protein — protein MSTPTSDESAPGATAAFDDEAVLLIGHGSRREKSNEQVRELAAGLESRLGIPVDAAFLELAEPAIDEAFAGLEPVADRVTVVHCSLFAASHVKNDVPLAIEQARAEYDLAIDNGAHLGIHPAILDLLDDRAAAVEAELGVDREEDDVAVVLCGRGSSDPDANGDVHKLARLLYEGREFDRVEATFIGVTEPTLEDTLHGLSKHRPDAVVVLPYMLGDGVLTQRVRDWTAEFDDDYPYVDALAGDPLGTDSRLLDVFADRWQEARSGNVEMSCDTCKYKVDLEGYEEDVGGARAMLRALAHQETHADREDVDDEPHSHDAPEKHVAVCMNQTCAEMGSPAVLERLRQEVRDSEHCDARITRSSCLGRCGDGPMVAVYPDGIWYGDVASEDAERIVSDHLDRDRIVSDLVDQTL, from the coding sequence ATGAGCACACCTACATCCGACGAATCCGCGCCCGGCGCGACCGCCGCGTTCGACGACGAGGCCGTCCTGCTGATCGGCCACGGCTCCCGGCGCGAGAAGTCCAACGAGCAGGTCCGCGAACTGGCCGCCGGCCTCGAGTCGCGGCTGGGTATCCCGGTCGACGCCGCGTTCCTCGAGCTGGCGGAGCCGGCGATCGACGAGGCGTTCGCGGGACTGGAACCGGTCGCCGACCGGGTGACGGTCGTCCACTGCTCGCTGTTCGCCGCGAGCCACGTCAAGAACGACGTGCCGCTGGCGATCGAGCAGGCCCGCGCCGAGTACGACCTCGCGATCGACAACGGGGCCCACCTGGGCATCCACCCGGCGATCCTGGATCTGCTGGACGACCGCGCCGCTGCGGTCGAGGCCGAACTGGGCGTCGACCGCGAAGAAGACGACGTCGCGGTCGTCCTCTGCGGCCGCGGCTCGAGCGATCCGGACGCCAACGGCGACGTCCACAAACTCGCTCGCCTGCTCTACGAGGGGCGGGAATTCGACCGCGTCGAGGCGACCTTCATCGGCGTCACGGAGCCGACGCTCGAGGACACCCTCCACGGGCTCTCGAAGCACCGGCCCGACGCCGTGGTCGTCCTGCCGTACATGCTCGGCGACGGCGTGCTCACCCAGCGAGTACGGGACTGGACCGCGGAGTTCGACGACGACTATCCCTACGTCGACGCGCTGGCCGGCGATCCCCTCGGGACGGACTCGCGGCTGCTGGACGTCTTCGCCGACCGGTGGCAGGAAGCGAGGTCGGGAAACGTCGAGATGTCCTGCGACACGTGCAAGTACAAGGTCGACCTCGAGGGCTACGAGGAGGACGTCGGCGGCGCCCGCGCCATGCTGCGCGCGCTGGCCCACCAAGAGACCCACGCCGACCGGGAGGACGTCGACGACGAACCTCACAGCCACGACGCCCCCGAAAAGCACGTCGCGGTCTGTATGAACCAGACCTGCGCCGAGATGGGCTCGCCGGCGGTCCTCGAGCGGCTGCGACAGGAAGTGCGGGATTCCGAGCACTGCGACGCCCGGATCACCCGGTCGTCCTGTCTCGGCCGCTGCGGCGACGGCCCGATGGTCGCCGTCTATCCGGACGGGATCTGGTACGGTGACGTCGCGAGCGAGGACGCCGAACGGATCGTTTCCGACCACCTCGATCGGGATCGCATCGTGAGCGACTTGGTCGATCAGACGTTGTAA
- a CDS encoding ferredoxin produces MPRYEVTIEKDACDGIFACLTRDPRFVEGEDGLATVDPDADPVYDCEGEVTDTDERVVATFDDDRIDEAQQAAAACPTDAIAVREVGE; encoded by the coding sequence ATGCCACGATACGAAGTCACCATCGAGAAGGACGCCTGCGACGGCATCTTCGCCTGCCTGACCCGCGATCCGCGGTTCGTCGAGGGCGAGGACGGCCTCGCGACCGTCGATCCGGACGCGGACCCGGTCTACGACTGCGAGGGCGAGGTCACCGACACCGACGAGCGGGTCGTCGCGACGTTCGACGACGACCGCATCGACGAGGCCCAGCAGGCCGCGGCGGCCTGCCCGACGGACGCCATCGCCGTCCGGGAGGTGGGCGAATGA
- the cobJ gene encoding precorrin-3B C(17)-methyltransferase: MSTDTDTDSDADGESTSKCGASSTDETDSSSTTKCGASSSSSEGEASSADSDSSGSKCGGSSGSDDSSSSKCGGSSSSSSSSSSGSKCGASSSDDSSGNEKEVGATIEDFDAEPGQLIAVGLGPGHPEGMTERAKDALLEADHIVGYTTYIELIPDEITEQADDIYDTPMCGEVSRTEESIDRALAGNDVAIVGSGDPNVYALAGLALEILESKGATASMVDFEVVPGVPAAQSCAARLGAPLVNDTVSISLSDHLVPMPEIESRLHSVASENFAITIYNPWSRKRRENFQKACEILLTHRDPDTPVGIVHGAGREDEQVMITELGELEELGESEIIDMTTTIVVGTEDTYVWDDRMVTPRGYETKYDY; this comes from the coding sequence ATGAGCACGGACACCGATACCGATTCCGACGCTGACGGCGAATCGACCTCGAAGTGCGGCGCTTCGAGCACTGACGAAACCGATTCTTCGAGCACCACCAAATGCGGGGCCTCGAGCAGCAGTTCCGAGGGCGAGGCCTCGAGCGCCGACTCGGACTCGAGCGGTTCGAAATGCGGTGGCTCGAGCGGAAGCGATGACTCGAGTAGTTCCAAGTGCGGCGGCTCCTCGAGTTCGTCTTCGTCGTCCTCGAGCGGATCGAAGTGCGGCGCCTCGAGTTCCGACGACTCGAGCGGCAACGAGAAGGAGGTCGGCGCGACGATCGAGGACTTCGACGCCGAACCCGGCCAACTGATCGCCGTCGGCCTCGGTCCCGGTCACCCGGAAGGGATGACCGAGCGCGCCAAGGACGCGCTGCTCGAGGCCGACCACATCGTCGGCTACACGACCTACATCGAACTCATCCCGGACGAGATCACTGAGCAGGCCGACGATATCTACGATACGCCGATGTGCGGCGAGGTCTCCCGCACCGAGGAGTCGATCGACCGCGCACTGGCGGGCAACGACGTCGCCATCGTCGGCAGCGGCGACCCGAACGTCTACGCGCTCGCCGGGCTGGCGCTCGAGATTCTCGAGTCGAAGGGCGCGACGGCCTCGATGGTCGACTTCGAGGTAGTGCCGGGCGTTCCCGCAGCCCAATCCTGCGCCGCACGCCTCGGCGCGCCGCTCGTGAACGACACCGTTTCGATCTCACTGTCGGACCACCTCGTGCCGATGCCGGAGATCGAGTCGCGGCTCCACTCCGTCGCGAGTGAGAACTTCGCGATCACGATCTACAACCCGTGGAGCCGCAAGCGCCGCGAGAACTTTCAGAAGGCCTGCGAGATCCTGCTGACTCACCGCGACCCCGACACGCCCGTCGGCATCGTCCACGGCGCGGGCCGCGAGGACGAGCAGGTGATGATCACCGAACTCGGCGAACTCGAGGAACTCGGGGAAAGCGAGATTATCGACATGACAACGACGATCGTCGTCGGCACCGAGGACACCTACGTCTGGGACGACCGGATGGTCACGCCGCGGGGCTACGAGACGAAGTACGACTACTGA
- a CDS encoding precorrin-3B C(17)-methyltransferase, with product MSVEDAPTDSAGTPDDHGTLYVVGIGPGLPDHMTKRAKEVIESADVVIASSLYQEFLRDDGTIPSEERTDDEGIATREDGTEQEIVRSTMGRQIELARAAFDYVREGKDVAHVSGGDPSVYGKSDLIFKMAEEESATDVPIEVVPGMTAALGGAANVGAPLCNDFCTVSLSDKWRGWDEIEEKLRAAAISDFVIVLYNCWRNYEQAVEIVREERTDDAYVAIVNDAGRADAGRNGESQFITTLGEAADHDDKVSGMGTSLIIGNHETETWHNDDRTYLVTPRGGRDVDDF from the coding sequence ATGAGCGTCGAAGACGCCCCCACCGACAGCGCCGGCACCCCCGACGACCACGGCACCCTCTACGTGGTCGGCATCGGCCCCGGCCTGCCGGATCACATGACCAAACGGGCCAAGGAAGTCATCGAGTCCGCCGACGTCGTCATCGCCTCGAGCCTCTATCAGGAGTTCCTGCGCGACGACGGCACCATCCCCTCGGAGGAGCGGACAGACGATGAGGGAATCGCGACCCGCGAAGACGGCACCGAGCAGGAGATCGTTCGCTCGACGATGGGACGGCAGATCGAACTCGCTCGCGCGGCGTTCGACTACGTCCGCGAGGGGAAAGACGTCGCCCACGTCTCGGGCGGCGATCCGTCGGTCTACGGCAAGTCCGACCTCATCTTCAAGATGGCCGAGGAGGAGTCGGCGACGGATGTGCCGATCGAGGTCGTCCCCGGCATGACGGCGGCGCTGGGCGGCGCGGCCAACGTCGGCGCGCCGCTGTGTAACGACTTCTGTACCGTCTCGCTGTCGGATAAGTGGCGAGGCTGGGACGAGATCGAGGAGAAACTCCGCGCGGCGGCGATCAGCGACTTTGTAATCGTCCTCTACAACTGCTGGCGCAACTACGAGCAGGCGGTCGAGATCGTCCGCGAGGAGCGCACGGACGACGCCTACGTGGCGATCGTCAACGACGCCGGCCGCGCGGACGCCGGCCGCAACGGCGAGAGCCAGTTCATCACGACCCTGGGCGAGGCTGCCGACCACGACGACAAAGTCTCGGGGATGGGCACCTCGCTGATCATCGGCAACCACGAGACCGAGACCTGGCATAACGACGACCGAACGTACCTCGTCACCCCGCGCGGCGGGCGTGACGTCGACGACTTCTGA
- the cbiG gene encoding cobalt-precorrin 5A hydrolase: MSSETNDDSGHCATPDSDGEVAEEIAIISFERKLETAEEIQTELADRYEAIDIIEYHGDVFEQYWGEYDCFVGLMASGIAMRKTAHLLDDKWEDPAICVVDEELTWAIPITGGHHGANQVAQDLATMGAVPAMTTASEAAGKQGVESRAKAMDAHVVNGDSTVQTNLAVLDENLGPVARLEGPRAVLVGDDVTVLKRNKDDGVVIGTGSVSGADKERFLEAWEEALEQTDYELEDVEFVGTATRKEDEEGLLEAAQELDLGVVTFDKETLLEHEGPTPSKSKELIGWPGVSEASAIAGGRDHELVLKKLSYEDEVTVAIGK; this comes from the coding sequence ATGAGTTCCGAGACGAACGACGACAGCGGACACTGTGCCACGCCGGACAGTGACGGCGAAGTTGCGGAGGAGATCGCGATCATCTCCTTCGAGCGTAAACTCGAGACGGCCGAGGAAATCCAGACCGAACTCGCGGATCGCTATGAAGCGATCGACATCATCGAGTACCACGGCGACGTGTTCGAGCAGTACTGGGGCGAGTACGACTGTTTCGTCGGGCTGATGGCCTCGGGGATCGCGATGCGAAAGACGGCCCACTTGCTCGACGACAAGTGGGAGGATCCCGCGATCTGCGTGGTCGACGAGGAACTGACGTGGGCGATCCCGATTACGGGCGGCCACCACGGCGCGAATCAGGTCGCGCAGGATCTGGCGACGATGGGCGCCGTGCCGGCGATGACGACCGCCTCGGAGGCTGCAGGGAAGCAGGGCGTCGAGTCTCGCGCAAAGGCGATGGACGCCCACGTGGTCAACGGCGACTCGACGGTCCAGACGAACCTCGCAGTGCTGGACGAGAACCTCGGACCGGTCGCGCGACTCGAGGGGCCGCGAGCGGTCCTCGTCGGCGACGACGTGACCGTCCTCAAGCGCAACAAAGACGATGGCGTCGTCATCGGCACCGGCAGCGTCTCCGGCGCCGATAAGGAGCGCTTCCTCGAGGCCTGGGAAGAAGCCCTCGAGCAAACCGACTACGAACTCGAGGACGTCGAGTTCGTCGGCACCGCGACCCGGAAGGAAGACGAGGAAGGGCTGCTCGAGGCCGCGCAGGAACTCGATCTGGGCGTGGTCACCTTCGACAAGGAGACGCTGCTCGAGCACGAGGGACCGACGCCCTCCAAGTCGAAGGAACTGATCGGCTGGCCGGGCGTCTCCGAGGCGTCCGCGATCGCCGGCGGCCGCGACCACGAGTTGGTCCTCAAGAAACTCAGTTATGAGGACGAGGTGACGGTGGCGATCGGCAAATGA
- a CDS encoding outer membrane protein assembly factor BamB family protein, translated as MTMTTINRRSVLSMIGGSLTIAETTTVVNSLQNEAATGPTIFASGYGGNLIAVDALTGERLWERSGPGSPRSSPIVVDGTLYVGSSYERLYALDATTGENVWRFDEPGPISSSPTVVDGTVYVGALDNTLYAVDAETGDEEWEFDLPEDRVTSSPTVHNDTVYAGSRDHTLDAVNAETGEHEWTFFDPEDWVDSSPAIYDDTLYVAAYDEALYAVDPETGEQERVVTDSIEGSPSPVFVDDTLYIHGDNLYALDPQTGEEQWSYDTSWSGDLLSPTVADGLVFTGGDGLYAVDAKTGEEQWALTDITPGDTSPTVYDGMVYTGVGGSDQTMYGVHAGTGEIEWELETDFDEYSGGSATVVADPENGDSVDSRVLLGTFNHHHETTTSMADLPSVNSAESSNASSSGSSGTRASSSNSSAADADSDDDGLPGFGVPAAVSGLGTTVYMLKRRLETEENDG; from the coding sequence ATGACGATGACCACAATAAACCGCCGGTCGGTACTGAGTATGATCGGCGGATCCCTGACCATCGCCGAAACAACGACGGTGGTCAATAGTTTACAGAACGAAGCCGCGACAGGTCCCACTATCTTCGCCTCAGGGTATGGCGGTAACCTCATCGCCGTCGATGCACTGACGGGAGAGAGGCTGTGGGAACGGAGCGGACCTGGTTCACCGCGATCATCGCCAATTGTCGTCGATGGAACGCTTTACGTTGGCTCTAGTTACGAACGACTGTACGCTCTTGATGCAACAACAGGCGAAAACGTGTGGCGTTTTGATGAGCCAGGACCGATTAGCTCCTCACCAACGGTCGTCGACGGCACTGTTTACGTCGGTGCTCTCGACAATACACTGTACGCTGTCGACGCAGAGACGGGTGACGAGGAGTGGGAATTCGACTTACCAGAAGATCGCGTGACTTCATCGCCGACAGTTCATAATGATACTGTCTACGCTGGTTCACGGGATCATACACTTGATGCAGTCAATGCGGAGACCGGCGAGCACGAGTGGACGTTCTTCGATCCTGAGGACTGGGTCGACTCATCGCCGGCTATCTATGACGATACCCTCTACGTCGCCGCCTACGATGAGGCGCTGTACGCAGTTGATCCGGAAACGGGTGAACAAGAGCGGGTGGTGACGGATTCGATCGAAGGTTCCCCATCGCCTGTGTTCGTCGACGACACGTTATACATCCACGGCGACAACCTGTATGCTCTGGATCCGCAAACAGGCGAGGAGCAGTGGTCGTATGATACATCTTGGAGTGGGGATTTGCTTTCTCCAACAGTCGCCGACGGACTCGTCTTCACCGGTGGCGACGGACTGTACGCAGTGGACGCAAAGACAGGTGAAGAGCAGTGGGCGCTCACCGACATTACTCCTGGCGATACGTCTCCAACGGTCTACGATGGGATGGTGTACACGGGTGTCGGTGGAAGCGACCAGACCATGTACGGCGTTCACGCTGGAACCGGCGAGATTGAATGGGAACTCGAGACTGATTTCGACGAATACTCAGGTGGTTCAGCTACGGTCGTGGCGGATCCCGAAAATGGCGACAGCGTCGACTCCCGGGTCCTTCTGGGGACGTTCAACCATCATCACGAGACAACAACATCAATGGCGGATCTGCCGTCGGTCAACAGTGCCGAAAGCAGTAACGCCTCCAGCAGTGGGAGCAGTGGAACCAGAGCTAGCAGTTCGAACTCGTCGGCTGCCGATGCAGATTCTGATGATGACGGCCTCCCTGGATTCGGCGTCCCCGCTGCAGTTTCCGGCCTCGGTACTACAGTGTACATGTTGAAGAGACGCCTCGAGACCGAAGAAAACGACGGGTAG
- a CDS encoding DUF7286 family protein yields the protein MSTHERRSRTVSIADDDRARIPFAMIAVLLLVTSLGAIAVLEQRSAPVVDQEAELGMDRSVTAAQSELRSASIDASHSAVSAPLITVHNDTGIDAIDATANDRDENFENYLKLLIYLEAYERLPAAGQTVSTDTKTTVSIPKVTEDGASDDAITPDEAIDRVDLVIGDYADTELEAGLLEVTIEDVEIHSTATATETRPITVTVGAPVKQLDERTTEYESQLDADFFDADLNSELSGLGQHSAARLYLLAYFKAGWDRFDRTARPDDHDFWRVLEPEHTEVLMNDAIFDVQHDVFGTTDPYADRTMRPKYVCMSYQMLDSMGRTGGGKKKKPDTNNDGGNGDGADGFDKAAEQLGDGKIETNGSDGGTEEIDIEEQLCGDGAVQNWLFGDSATGELPDVPEPSELLRSELEEMEVMNEEERIPFVESAEVSYTYYAANAHVDEAETYVDQAEHLVEQTDEIVDEADEQYQDEVEDSIEEEADPPDIDTNEDRTIGSMTKELYDIGLDRSVTDRSRGNLPQPDRPGGNYSLEEFDVMITNVHEVDANHDALPDSGSETIHEIDVTADVDLEADERWVHDDSENASEYGEEVVVSRSPTGDMTVETEVEIESTYDFYEEGMHYDDEEFVLDRSPDIEYDYQSLELDKRADQNRVEVGSGQNFNVAFRKSPVDAMNVRSYGTIETDLESNARRISGEVEDSGDIEAKMRDAVVSDSFQEDYDLTALEPAENELIEDLRIELERTHDEFTEWAQKEDNAYTVERTELLDSDAEPITGAIDHIKAVEDDFVYAGLSEGAADGEFETTGEYLTAQIRKAYFDRLYHYIERIGDQYEGQVEDFEDEINEMSEGGTDSADEILGFAQDVVNADVEYDPGEIEGSPVLDDAQFEISGSPTYMTHVNISREQDPAIRPENKTITDFDTETEHVPMTIQSDNRAPWPGVPITPYPPQFWFFQTNTWNSTVKGEYARFEVSASVGSPADTERLTYVREHRPIEVELHDGTEIELGRNEPITFESSTEVIVIMPGAVVRNGGVPAVADTQPKRIGQTACSPTWNHIGPDFDPDEAQKTIENKCHFPEYG from the coding sequence ATGTCGACCCACGAGAGACGATCCCGAACCGTATCGATCGCCGACGACGACCGCGCCCGCATCCCGTTCGCGATGATCGCCGTCCTGTTGCTCGTTACGAGTCTCGGGGCGATTGCGGTCCTCGAGCAGCGATCAGCGCCGGTCGTCGATCAAGAAGCCGAACTGGGTATGGACCGGAGCGTCACCGCGGCCCAGTCGGAACTCCGGTCCGCGTCGATCGACGCGAGTCACAGCGCGGTGAGTGCACCGCTCATAACCGTCCATAACGACACGGGTATCGATGCCATCGATGCGACGGCGAACGATCGCGACGAGAACTTCGAGAACTACCTCAAATTGCTCATTTACCTCGAGGCGTACGAACGCCTGCCCGCTGCCGGACAAACTGTCAGCACCGACACCAAAACGACGGTCTCCATCCCGAAGGTAACCGAAGACGGCGCCAGCGACGATGCGATTACGCCCGACGAGGCGATCGACAGGGTCGACCTGGTGATCGGCGACTACGCCGACACGGAACTCGAGGCCGGGCTGCTCGAGGTGACGATCGAAGACGTCGAGATTCACAGCACCGCCACGGCGACGGAAACCCGACCGATCACGGTGACGGTCGGCGCACCGGTGAAACAACTGGACGAACGGACGACCGAGTACGAATCCCAGCTCGACGCGGACTTCTTCGATGCGGATCTCAATAGCGAACTCTCCGGCCTCGGCCAGCACTCCGCCGCCCGGCTGTATCTCCTCGCGTACTTCAAAGCTGGCTGGGATCGGTTTGACCGAACAGCGAGGCCTGACGATCACGACTTTTGGCGCGTGCTCGAGCCGGAACACACGGAAGTCCTGATGAACGACGCGATCTTCGACGTCCAGCACGACGTTTTCGGGACGACGGACCCGTACGCCGATCGGACCATGCGACCGAAATACGTCTGCATGTCGTATCAGATGCTGGACTCTATGGGGAGAACGGGAGGTGGAAAGAAAAAGAAGCCCGACACGAACAACGACGGCGGTAACGGTGATGGTGCGGATGGTTTCGATAAAGCGGCAGAGCAACTCGGAGACGGGAAAATCGAAACCAACGGTAGTGATGGAGGCACCGAGGAAATCGACATCGAGGAACAACTTTGCGGCGACGGTGCGGTCCAGAACTGGTTATTCGGCGATTCGGCCACCGGCGAGCTGCCCGACGTGCCGGAGCCCTCGGAGTTGCTACGAAGCGAACTCGAGGAGATGGAGGTGATGAACGAGGAAGAGCGGATTCCGTTCGTCGAGTCCGCCGAGGTCTCGTACACGTACTACGCGGCGAACGCCCACGTCGACGAAGCGGAGACGTACGTCGATCAGGCCGAACACCTCGTCGAGCAGACCGACGAGATCGTCGACGAAGCCGACGAACAATATCAGGACGAGGTCGAAGATTCGATCGAGGAAGAGGCCGATCCGCCAGACATCGACACCAACGAGGATCGGACCATCGGGAGTATGACGAAAGAGCTCTACGATATCGGCCTCGACAGGTCCGTAACTGATAGATCACGGGGGAATCTCCCACAGCCGGACAGACCCGGAGGGAACTACTCGCTCGAGGAATTCGACGTGATGATCACGAACGTTCACGAGGTGGACGCGAACCACGATGCGTTGCCTGATTCGGGAAGTGAGACGATCCACGAGATCGACGTGACCGCTGACGTCGACCTCGAGGCGGACGAACGCTGGGTCCACGACGACTCCGAGAACGCGAGCGAGTACGGCGAAGAAGTAGTGGTTTCCCGCTCGCCTACTGGAGACATGACGGTCGAAACAGAGGTCGAAATCGAATCGACCTACGACTTCTACGAGGAGGGGATGCACTACGACGACGAGGAGTTCGTCCTCGATCGGAGTCCGGATATCGAGTACGACTATCAGTCGCTCGAACTGGACAAGCGCGCGGACCAAAATCGGGTCGAGGTCGGAAGCGGCCAGAACTTCAACGTCGCGTTTCGCAAGTCTCCCGTCGATGCGATGAATGTCAGGTCGTACGGCACGATCGAGACCGACCTCGAATCCAACGCGCGAAGAATCAGCGGAGAAGTCGAAGACAGCGGCGACATCGAGGCGAAGATGCGAGACGCAGTCGTGTCTGACTCGTTTCAGGAAGATTACGACCTGACGGCGCTCGAACCCGCCGAGAATGAACTCATCGAAGATCTGCGCATCGAACTCGAACGAACCCACGACGAGTTCACCGAGTGGGCTCAAAAGGAGGACAACGCGTATACCGTCGAACGAACCGAGCTTCTGGATTCTGACGCGGAGCCGATCACCGGCGCTATCGATCACATCAAAGCGGTCGAAGACGACTTCGTGTACGCCGGCCTCTCCGAAGGTGCAGCCGACGGAGAGTTCGAAACGACAGGCGAGTATCTGACGGCACAGATCCGGAAGGCGTACTTCGATCGACTCTACCACTACATCGAGCGGATCGGCGACCAGTACGAGGGGCAAGTCGAAGATTTTGAAGACGAGATCAACGAGATGAGTGAAGGCGGAACCGACAGCGCTGACGAGATCCTCGGATTCGCACAAGATGTCGTGAATGCAGACGTCGAGTACGATCCAGGTGAGATCGAGGGATCGCCAGTACTCGACGACGCCCAGTTCGAGATTTCCGGATCGCCGACGTACATGACCCACGTGAATATTAGCCGGGAGCAGGATCCGGCGATCCGGCCCGAAAACAAGACGATCACCGACTTCGACACGGAGACCGAGCACGTTCCGATGACGATCCAGAGTGACAACCGAGCACCGTGGCCGGGTGTTCCGATTACACCCTACCCACCGCAGTTCTGGTTCTTCCAGACGAACACTTGGAATAGCACGGTCAAAGGAGAGTATGCCCGATTCGAAGTCAGCGCCTCGGTCGGTAGTCCCGCCGATACAGAACGGTTGACTTACGTCCGCGAGCATCGACCGATCGAGGTCGAATTACACGACGGCACCGAGATAGAACTTGGAAGGAATGAGCCAATCACGTTCGAGAGTTCCACCGAAGTCATCGTCATCATGCCGGGCGCAGTCGTCCGAAATGGTGGTGTTCCTGCAGTAGCCGATACGCAGCCTAAGCGGATTGGACAGACAGCGTGTTCTCCAACTTGGAACCACATCGGACCGGACTTTGACCCCGATGAAGCCCAGAAGACGATAGAAAACAAGTGTCACTTCCCGGAATACGGTTGA